The proteins below are encoded in one region of Bacteroides uniformis:
- a CDS encoding cellulase family glycosylhydrolase, whose translation MTQIFKKTLLTSLVLFLMTACSDDKKELKIIVEPTSFHFEQTGGSKKFGITPNEPATFQSSEAWCKVTSESSTPVQAIYNITVEPNTTPDVRNAIITVSVKEHIQEINVEQAAYIQSDEPEKYTVRENLTTHQLINEMGLGINLGNTLDAVGDWIDPSNILNYEQAWGSPIITQEIIEGYAKAGYSSLRIPVSWGNLLSDDFKVHPDLMDRVEKILNWTLDCGMVAIINIHHENEWIKQVPTDSKAKEKFTSIWKQICERFEKYGDHLLFEPMNEIGYDEIWTPWGGSEADKAKALGYVNDLNQLFVDIVRNSGGNNAKRHLLVEIYNTNLEYAYDPLFKMPNDPANRLALTVHYYTPANFAILGGGEVVDWGVGRESWGTEADFKELNDNMDLLKKNCVDKGIPVIIGEYCADSRNRTKEVIRLFCVSVTEAIYSRGMCPMLWDTPGGQYNRQTCQFDDPLFLEEMMAIPVKYPRN comes from the coding sequence ATGACACAAATCTTCAAGAAAACCTTATTAACCAGCCTGGTTCTATTTCTGATGACAGCTTGCTCTGACGATAAAAAGGAGCTGAAAATCATCGTAGAGCCTACTTCTTTCCATTTTGAACAAACGGGTGGTAGCAAGAAATTCGGTATCACCCCCAATGAACCAGCCACTTTCCAAAGTTCGGAAGCATGGTGCAAAGTAACCTCGGAAAGCAGCACTCCCGTACAGGCAATCTATAACATAACCGTAGAACCCAACACTACGCCCGACGTGCGCAACGCCATCATCACCGTCAGCGTAAAGGAGCATATACAAGAAATCAACGTGGAGCAGGCGGCCTATATCCAAAGCGATGAACCGGAAAAATACACTGTACGCGAGAATCTCACAACCCACCAACTGATTAACGAAATGGGACTGGGCATCAACCTAGGCAACACGCTGGATGCCGTGGGCGACTGGATAGACCCAAGCAACATTCTCAATTACGAACAAGCATGGGGAAGCCCTATTATCACACAAGAAATCATTGAAGGATATGCCAAAGCGGGCTACTCATCTCTGCGCATACCGGTCAGCTGGGGCAATCTGCTGTCCGACGACTTCAAAGTGCATCCTGACCTGATGGACCGCGTAGAGAAAATCCTAAACTGGACCCTCGACTGTGGCATGGTGGCTATCATCAATATCCACCACGAAAACGAATGGATTAAACAAGTACCCACCGACAGCAAAGCAAAAGAAAAATTCACTTCCATCTGGAAACAGATATGTGAACGCTTCGAAAAGTACGGTGACCACTTACTGTTCGAGCCAATGAATGAAATCGGATACGATGAGATTTGGACTCCGTGGGGCGGTAGTGAAGCCGACAAGGCAAAGGCACTGGGATACGTGAACGACCTCAACCAGCTCTTTGTCGACATAGTAAGAAACAGTGGCGGCAACAACGCCAAACGTCATCTGTTGGTGGAAATCTACAACACCAACTTGGAGTATGCTTACGACCCCTTGTTCAAGATGCCGAATGATCCCGCAAACCGACTTGCTCTTACAGTGCATTACTATACTCCCGCAAACTTTGCCATACTGGGTGGAGGCGAGGTTGTCGATTGGGGTGTAGGCCGGGAAAGCTGGGGAACGGAAGCTGACTTCAAGGAACTGAACGACAATATGGACCTACTGAAGAAGAATTGCGTAGACAAAGGAATCCCCGTCATCATAGGCGAATATTGCGCCGACTCCAGAAACAGAACAAAGGAAGTGATAAGACTCTTCTGTGTTTCCGTAACCGAAGCCATCTACTCGCGCGGCATGTGCCCAATGCTATGGGACACTCCGGGGGGACAATACAACCGACAGACTTGCCAGTTCGACGACCCTCTCTTCTTAGAAGAAATGATGGCTATTCCGGTTAAATATCCACGGAATTAA
- a CDS encoding beta-galactosidase small subunit-related protein, giving the protein MNLRKLFLPLCSVALCLQSYAQDKSFLKDMLWYIDNPSVFEKGQEEGHAWHMPEKSMLLNGTWKFFWCDTPEGIPAHFFNPEFPDKQWGDIKVPSNWEMQGYGDKLFRNVSAPFGVNPPHAPKEYNPTGLYRRTFKVPASWAAKDQIFLRFEKVASASFVWVNGHEVGYNEGAQEPAEYNITPYLKPGENTLAVCVLKYSDGYYLEGQDYWRLAGIFDDVWLYATPAVRIFDWQVITEFDNTYTDSQLSIQVKIKDYQKKPNENYGLKAYLKDKNGKIICNFSAAPFEMDAAEKTIQLHTLVQEPRKWTAETPELYTLGLELSNPAGLQKDKIETVIGFKKTEIKDGVFYLNGIPLKVNAQNSHMQHPEEGHVMDEATIRKDFELLKQFNFNAVRTSHYPPVNKYLELANEYGLYIIDEVGDEAHASEWISSLPEYEEMYRERCRRMVLRDRNHPCVLFWSAGNESGEGINITHTIEEGKSLDPTRFWMYGGNAFSHPAEDIIGPRYPTPMELEMQVGIGEDSRPSFMDEYLSVAGNAGGALDDYWEAIYRHPRLIGGAIWDFVSPGLTERIRQVDDLSPFHTPAHLMGNARLVKEGKNTVLDLNGHDQWVEVYRADNVELNSNELTLTCRIYPRKLVSSCGSFITKGNYQFGLQQRGKDKLEFYIYTDKKHSVCASLPTDWEYNWHQVTCVYDGQKMSIYIDGAEKASTQASGNIRNFPYPVNIGRNAETHGQETSVYICDAQMDEVGIFAKALTSSFHPEEAALWLDFEQETENGTFYSYGIGARTYGSIWPDRSVQPEMWQMKKTGQPLSFSMSDVTEGVVELWNRNHYTNASRYAIRWELKEDDKVIQSGDLALSTAPLSQELVHIPYKKPALIPGKEYRLMLHAVLKKDELWAKAGHEVAWEELELPWSLPCSSEEKAQGVPSYSLSEKELVVSGDGFKYVFNRTDGQLTSMVVQDMELLESPLRLNLWRAPLANELDNWNASSARSSNWKEGYGYTVATEMYSAGIERLTHQPLSFSVSETTEGVHIHIIDAELMGKGEKEKKDLYIEGVQNNGIINHYEYIINSEGTIEIRHVLKPEGKMPLWFPRIGLTLTVSDALDQVKWYGRGPQENYPDRKTGYPMGIYASTVQAMYEPYLMPQDYGLRTDVRWLQLTTDKGIGLQFKMNEWFNFNIYPYSTDNLTKAMYTYQLQKQKGMTLNLDYATTGVGCTARGVFGAYKAMPQEYRRTISIRPMMK; this is encoded by the coding sequence ATGAATCTGAGAAAACTGTTTCTGCCATTGTGTTCAGTAGCCTTGTGCCTGCAATCCTATGCACAAGACAAATCCTTCCTTAAGGATATGCTCTGGTATATAGACAACCCTTCTGTATTTGAAAAAGGACAAGAGGAAGGACACGCTTGGCATATGCCCGAAAAGAGCATGCTACTGAATGGGACATGGAAGTTTTTCTGGTGCGATACACCGGAAGGGATACCTGCACACTTTTTTAACCCCGAATTCCCGGATAAGCAATGGGGCGACATCAAAGTTCCCTCAAACTGGGAAATGCAAGGTTATGGTGACAAGCTGTTCAGAAATGTATCTGCTCCCTTCGGGGTGAATCCACCACATGCTCCCAAAGAGTATAACCCTACCGGACTATACCGGCGAACATTCAAGGTACCTGCAAGTTGGGCAGCAAAAGACCAGATATTTTTAAGGTTCGAGAAAGTGGCATCCGCTTCTTTTGTATGGGTCAACGGTCATGAAGTGGGCTACAATGAAGGAGCACAAGAACCTGCCGAATACAACATCACTCCTTATTTGAAGCCGGGCGAAAACACGCTGGCTGTCTGTGTACTAAAGTATTCGGACGGCTATTACCTGGAAGGACAAGATTATTGGCGACTGGCCGGAATCTTTGACGACGTATGGTTGTACGCCACACCTGCTGTCAGGATATTCGACTGGCAAGTAATCACAGAGTTTGATAATACGTATACCGATTCGCAGTTAAGTATTCAGGTAAAAATCAAGGACTACCAAAAGAAGCCAAATGAGAATTATGGATTGAAAGCTTACTTAAAGGATAAAAACGGCAAGATTATCTGTAACTTTTCCGCAGCTCCATTTGAAATGGACGCTGCGGAAAAGACAATACAGTTGCATACCTTGGTACAAGAACCCCGGAAATGGACAGCCGAGACACCCGAGCTTTATACGCTCGGTCTGGAATTATCCAATCCGGCCGGTCTGCAGAAAGACAAGATAGAAACGGTCATCGGATTCAAAAAGACGGAAATCAAAGACGGTGTTTTTTATCTTAACGGTATCCCACTGAAAGTCAATGCACAAAATTCGCACATGCAGCATCCCGAAGAGGGACATGTCATGGACGAAGCCACCATACGCAAGGATTTTGAATTGTTGAAACAGTTTAATTTCAATGCCGTACGTACCTCTCACTATCCTCCGGTGAATAAGTATTTGGAACTGGCCAATGAATACGGGCTTTATATCATAGACGAGGTGGGCGATGAAGCCCATGCCTCGGAATGGATTTCAAGTCTCCCGGAATACGAAGAGATGTATCGCGAGCGATGCCGCAGAATGGTGTTACGGGACAGAAACCATCCCTGCGTCTTGTTCTGGAGCGCAGGAAACGAAAGCGGTGAAGGTATCAACATTACCCACACCATTGAAGAAGGGAAATCGCTGGACCCCACCCGCTTCTGGATGTATGGCGGAAATGCATTCTCCCATCCGGCAGAAGATATTATCGGACCCCGTTACCCTACTCCTATGGAACTGGAAATGCAGGTAGGCATAGGAGAGGATTCCCGACCATCGTTTATGGATGAATACTTATCGGTTGCAGGCAATGCCGGCGGTGCCCTGGACGATTATTGGGAAGCCATCTACCGACATCCCCGCCTGATAGGAGGGGCCATCTGGGATTTTGTAAGTCCGGGACTGACCGAACGGATAAGGCAAGTGGACGACCTTTCGCCCTTCCATACTCCCGCCCATCTGATGGGAAATGCCCGCTTGGTGAAGGAAGGAAAGAACACGGTGCTGGACTTGAACGGTCACGACCAATGGGTAGAGGTCTATCGTGCAGACAATGTGGAGTTGAACAGTAATGAACTGACACTCACTTGCAGAATCTACCCCCGGAAACTGGTAAGCAGTTGCGGCTCATTCATCACAAAAGGCAATTATCAGTTCGGGCTGCAACAACGCGGTAAAGACAAACTGGAATTTTATATCTATACTGATAAAAAGCATTCCGTATGCGCCTCCTTGCCTACTGACTGGGAATACAACTGGCATCAAGTGACGTGCGTCTACGACGGACAGAAAATGTCCATCTATATAGACGGAGCAGAAAAGGCCTCCACACAAGCATCGGGCAATATCCGGAACTTCCCCTACCCCGTCAACATCGGTCGGAATGCAGAAACACACGGCCAAGAGACTTCGGTCTACATCTGCGATGCTCAAATGGACGAAGTCGGCATTTTCGCCAAGGCACTGACTTCCTCTTTTCACCCGGAAGAAGCCGCTCTGTGGCTAGATTTTGAGCAAGAGACGGAAAATGGTACATTCTACAGTTACGGCATCGGTGCACGTACGTACGGCAGCATCTGGCCCGACCGTAGCGTACAGCCCGAAATGTGGCAAATGAAGAAAACCGGACAACCTCTTTCTTTTTCCATGTCGGATGTGACAGAGGGAGTCGTTGAGTTATGGAATCGCAATCATTATACAAATGCTTCCCGATATGCCATACGATGGGAATTGAAAGAAGATGACAAGGTTATTCAATCGGGCGACTTGGCACTCTCAACAGCGCCGCTTAGCCAAGAGCTGGTGCACATACCTTATAAGAAGCCAGCCCTGATTCCCGGCAAAGAATACCGCCTGATGCTTCATGCCGTCCTGAAAAAAGATGAATTGTGGGCAAAAGCCGGACATGAGGTGGCATGGGAAGAACTTGAACTGCCTTGGAGCCTGCCATGCTCTTCGGAAGAAAAGGCTCAAGGCGTACCTTCCTATTCACTTTCGGAGAAAGAATTGGTTGTCTCCGGAGATGGCTTCAAATATGTATTCAACCGTACCGACGGACAACTGACGTCGATGGTTGTTCAAGATATGGAACTGCTGGAATCACCGCTCCGGCTGAATCTTTGGCGTGCCCCGCTGGCCAATGAGCTGGACAACTGGAATGCCTCCAGCGCCCGCTCCTCCAACTGGAAAGAAGGTTACGGATACACGGTAGCCACAGAAATGTATTCTGCAGGGATTGAACGCCTGACACATCAGCCCCTCTCTTTTTCGGTGTCCGAAACCACCGAAGGCGTACATATACACATCATTGATGCGGAATTGATGGGCAAAGGAGAAAAAGAGAAAAAAGACCTCTACATCGAAGGAGTACAGAACAACGGCATCATCAACCACTATGAGTATATTATCAATAGTGAAGGGACGATAGAGATACGCCATGTATTGAAGCCTGAAGGGAAAATGCCGCTTTGGTTTCCTCGCATAGGACTTACGCTGACCGTAAGCGATGCGCTCGACCAAGTGAAATGGTACGGCCGAGGACCGCAAGAGAACTATCCGGACCGGAAAACCGGCTATCCGATGGGGATATATGCCTCTACCGTACAAGCTATGTACGAGCCCTATCTAATGCCACAAGATTACGGATTGCGGACAGATGTACGCTGGCTGCAACTGACCACGGACAAAGGCATCGGCCTTCAATTCAAGATGAACGAATGGTTCAACTTCAACATTTATCCGTACAGCACAGACAATCTGACGAAAGCGATGTATACCTACCAATTGCAGAAGCAGAAAGGCATGACCCTGAATCTCGATTATGCCACTACCGGGGTCGGCTGTACGGCCCGCGGTGTATTCGGTGCTTACAAGGCGATGCCGCAGGAATATCGGAGAACCATCAGCATAAGACCTATGATGAAATAA
- a CDS encoding beta-galactosidase, which yields MKNKNYFILLVLFLSALQIKAQYSFDNVLYGAAYYHEYMPYERLDEDIRLMKRAGLTVVRVGESAWGVFEPQEGNFEFEWMDRILDKMHAAGIKVILGTPTYSIPAWLAYKHPEVLAEHAKGNKAYYGIRQNMDFTNPTYQFYCERIIRKMLERYAQHPAVIGYQVDNETEARGVNNRDYFFGFRNYIKQKFNNDLNLLAKEWGMNYWGMNINTWEEFYPRDGVTSPSYKNEWERYNRKEVADFLNWQCDLVNEYKRKDQFVTHCFMPDFHNIDQVESFRQMQYPAINVYHDVQDKQDGQRIAYAGDFVRTVADNNYIVMETNAQGIGWDARTQFPPYDNQLRQNVYAHYASGANMVEYWHWSTLHYGQETYWRGVLGHDLQPNRIYKEFTTTAKELERIGSHIVNLKKKNRVAILYSHDSYHALGFMPYTYKSNYPIDMVHKALYFQNIETDIIPCDKTTDFSGYDMLVIPPLYVATDQLLLAIDEFVQSGGHVVMMHKSGYCNEHSAVRATLAPGPLRKACGFHYQEFSTIGDLSLKDNPFQLEGKNQISDWYEFLIPETATPLAYAEHPFFGKWPVVTENKYGKGKLTYIGAYPSQELLNAIVRKAAIHAGIISSESDVFPIIQRSGINKAGKAIRYFFNYSSESKEITHNYPTSKELISGKTVKEGDHVTLPPWGVLIMEVY from the coding sequence ATGAAAAACAAAAATTACTTTATTCTATTAGTGTTGTTTTTAAGCGCTTTACAAATAAAAGCGCAGTATTCATTCGACAACGTGCTTTATGGTGCAGCCTACTATCATGAATATATGCCCTATGAGCGACTGGATGAAGATATCCGGCTGATGAAAAGAGCCGGCCTGACAGTAGTGCGCGTTGGAGAATCTGCCTGGGGAGTATTTGAGCCGCAAGAAGGAAATTTTGAATTTGAATGGATGGACCGCATTCTGGACAAGATGCATGCAGCAGGAATCAAAGTCATCTTGGGAACTCCCACCTATTCCATTCCTGCATGGCTGGCATACAAACACCCGGAAGTGCTGGCAGAACACGCCAAAGGAAACAAAGCCTATTATGGAATCAGACAGAACATGGATTTTACAAACCCGACCTACCAATTCTATTGCGAACGGATTATCCGCAAGATGCTGGAAAGATATGCACAGCATCCGGCAGTCATCGGGTATCAAGTGGACAACGAAACAGAAGCGCGCGGAGTAAACAACAGAGACTATTTCTTCGGATTCAGGAACTACATCAAACAGAAATTCAACAATGACCTGAATCTGCTTGCCAAGGAATGGGGAATGAACTACTGGGGAATGAACATCAACACCTGGGAAGAGTTCTATCCGCGCGATGGAGTGACAAGCCCCTCGTACAAGAATGAATGGGAACGCTATAACCGGAAGGAAGTGGCCGATTTTCTGAATTGGCAGTGCGACCTTGTAAATGAATACAAGCGTAAAGACCAATTTGTCACCCACTGCTTTATGCCCGACTTCCATAATATAGACCAAGTGGAAAGTTTCAGGCAGATGCAATATCCTGCCATCAATGTCTATCACGATGTACAGGATAAACAAGACGGCCAGCGCATCGCTTATGCCGGTGACTTCGTGCGCACCGTGGCCGACAACAATTACATCGTCATGGAAACCAACGCACAAGGCATCGGCTGGGATGCCCGCACCCAGTTTCCTCCCTACGACAACCAGTTGCGGCAGAATGTGTACGCACATTATGCTTCCGGAGCCAATATGGTGGAATACTGGCACTGGTCTACCCTGCACTACGGGCAGGAGACATACTGGCGAGGCGTGCTGGGCCATGACCTCCAGCCCAACCGCATATACAAGGAATTCACCACCACCGCCAAAGAGTTGGAAAGAATAGGCAGCCACATCGTGAACTTGAAAAAGAAAAACCGGGTAGCTATCCTCTACAGTCATGATTCTTATCATGCTCTCGGCTTCATGCCCTACACTTACAAGAGCAATTATCCCATTGATATGGTGCATAAAGCCCTCTATTTCCAAAACATAGAAACGGACATCATCCCTTGTGACAAGACAACCGATTTCAGCGGATATGACATGCTTGTCATTCCCCCTTTGTATGTGGCTACCGACCAATTGCTATTAGCCATTGATGAATTCGTACAGTCCGGCGGACACGTGGTAATGATGCACAAAAGCGGTTACTGCAATGAGCACTCCGCAGTTCGGGCCACCTTGGCTCCCGGGCCGCTACGCAAAGCCTGCGGCTTCCATTACCAGGAATTCTCCACTATCGGTGACTTATCATTAAAGGATAACCCCTTTCAATTAGAGGGAAAGAACCAGATAAGCGACTGGTATGAATTCCTGATTCCCGAGACAGCCACCCCGTTGGCTTATGCAGAGCATCCGTTCTTCGGCAAATGGCCCGTTGTCACCGAAAACAAGTATGGCAAAGGCAAACTGACCTACATAGGAGCCTACCCTTCGCAGGAATTGCTGAATGCCATCGTGCGAAAGGCAGCCATCCATGCCGGTATCATCTCTTCAGAGAGCGACGTGTTCCCCATCATACAGCGTTCGGGAATAAACAAAGCCGGAAAAGCCATCCGTTACTTCTTCAATTACAGCAGCGAGAGTAAAGAAATCACTCATAACTATCCGACATCCAAAGAGCTGATTTCCGGCAAGACTGTAAAAGAAGGAGACCATGTAACATTGCCCCCCTGGGGAGTTCTCATCATGGAAGTTTATTGA
- a CDS encoding glycoside hydrolase family 97 protein, protein MNRISTCFASLLLSCALTAQAQQYQLNSPDGKLIVNIEAGKNLNWAIAHDGTSVLLPSDIAMQCTEAEGKPIAFTFGKDVKVTKATRTSVDTSFPTPFYKKASVKDTYNQLTLKCRNGYSIQFRAYDDGAAYRFVSELRKPFCVKNEIAEFNFDRDYHAFVPYINDNRAGERYCYSFESYYDEAPLSRMYKDSLAITPLMVELENGKKAVIMEAGLSNYPGMFLTANPQMPHGVKAEFAPYPQETVIGGYDRLNLVPTKRADVISKPNNAPYFCPNGRPTGKQTYPWRAVLVVTHDTQLANNDMMQRLAPECRIADTSWIKPGKVAWDWWNTCNLTGVDFKAGMNTPTYKKYIDFAAENQLEYIIIDEGWSGKESLMEDISPEINLEELVAYGNKKGVGIILWASWRNLTGGGDISPAVEQVISHYAQMGIKGFKIDFFDRDDQLAISSTEQLAACAAKHHMLLDLHGLKPFGIQRAYPNILNFEGVKGLENSKWEPIVNGAPLHDFPRYDVTAPYLRQLAGPMDYTPGAMVNATRSLFRSVNDHPMSQGTRVHQMAMYTVFEAPLQMLADSPSKYMKEQECTDFIAKVPTTFDETIALDGKIAEYITIARRKGNTWFVGSMTNWTPRSCTIDLSFLSEGNYEAEIFADGINADREATDYKKEVRIVTAKDKLNVQLAPGGGWTARITKK, encoded by the coding sequence ATGAACAGAATCAGCACTTGTTTCGCCAGCCTATTGCTTTCTTGTGCATTGACGGCACAAGCACAGCAATATCAACTGAATTCACCGGACGGAAAACTAATTGTCAACATCGAAGCCGGGAAAAACCTCAACTGGGCGATTGCCCACGACGGTACCAGCGTTCTTTTGCCTTCGGACATTGCCATGCAATGCACCGAAGCTGAGGGAAAGCCCATTGCTTTCACCTTCGGCAAAGATGTGAAGGTGACCAAAGCTACCCGTACTTCCGTCGACACTTCCTTCCCCACTCCTTTCTACAAAAAGGCGAGTGTGAAGGACACTTATAACCAACTCACGCTGAAATGCCGTAACGGCTACAGCATACAGTTCCGTGCCTACGACGACGGAGCCGCCTATCGTTTTGTTTCCGAACTGCGCAAGCCTTTCTGCGTGAAGAACGAGATTGCCGAGTTCAACTTCGACCGCGATTACCACGCTTTCGTGCCCTATATTAACGACAATCGCGCCGGCGAGCGTTACTGCTACTCCTTCGAGTCCTACTACGATGAGGCCCCCCTCTCTCGCATGTACAAAGACTCGCTTGCCATTACTCCGCTGATGGTAGAACTGGAGAACGGAAAGAAAGCCGTCATTATGGAAGCCGGATTGTCCAACTATCCCGGCATGTTCCTCACTGCCAACCCACAGATGCCCCACGGAGTGAAGGCAGAATTCGCCCCCTATCCACAGGAAACAGTCATCGGAGGCTATGACCGCTTGAACCTCGTCCCTACCAAACGTGCCGACGTTATCAGCAAGCCCAACAATGCCCCCTACTTCTGCCCCAACGGGCGTCCCACAGGGAAACAGACCTATCCTTGGCGTGCCGTGCTTGTTGTTACCCACGACACACAACTCGCCAACAACGACATGATGCAACGCCTCGCACCCGAATGCCGCATCGCTGACACATCCTGGATTAAACCCGGAAAAGTGGCATGGGACTGGTGGAATACTTGTAACCTGACCGGCGTGGACTTCAAGGCAGGCATGAATACGCCCACCTATAAGAAATACATCGACTTTGCCGCCGAAAACCAGCTGGAGTATATCATCATCGACGAAGGTTGGAGCGGAAAGGAATCATTAATGGAAGACATCAGTCCCGAAATCAATCTCGAAGAACTGGTGGCATATGGCAACAAAAAAGGCGTAGGTATCATCCTCTGGGCAAGCTGGCGCAATCTTACGGGAGGAGGCGACATCTCCCCTGCCGTGGAACAAGTTATCAGCCACTATGCACAAATGGGAATCAAAGGTTTCAAAATTGATTTCTTCGACCGCGACGACCAACTCGCCATCTCTTCTACCGAACAACTCGCAGCATGTGCCGCCAAGCATCACATGTTGCTTGACCTACACGGACTGAAACCCTTCGGCATCCAGCGCGCCTATCCCAACATCCTCAACTTTGAAGGTGTGAAAGGACTGGAAAACAGCAAGTGGGAGCCCATCGTGAACGGTGCACCCTTGCATGACTTCCCGCGCTACGACGTTACCGCCCCCTATCTGCGCCAACTCGCCGGTCCGATGGACTATACGCCGGGAGCTATGGTAAATGCCACCCGTTCCCTGTTCCGCTCCGTCAACGACCACCCCATGAGTCAAGGTACACGTGTACACCAGATGGCTATGTACACCGTCTTCGAAGCACCCTTGCAGATGCTTGCCGACAGTCCTAGCAAATACATGAAGGAACAGGAATGCACCGACTTCATCGCCAAGGTTCCCACTACCTTTGACGAAACCATTGCTCTTGATGGTAAAATAGCCGAATACATCACGATAGCACGCCGCAAAGGAAACACTTGGTTTGTAGGCAGCATGACCAACTGGACTCCGCGTAGCTGCACCATCGACCTCTCCTTCCTCAGCGAAGGCAACTACGAAGCCGAAATCTTTGCCGACGGCATCAATGCCGACCGTGAAGCTACCGACTATAAAAAAGAAGTACGCATCGTCACTGCCAAAGACAAACTCAATGTACAACTGGCACCCGGCGGTGGATGGACAGCACGAATTACAAAAAAATGA